ACCGCATCCGGGCGCCGGCGTTCCGGCACCCGCTGCAGGTCCACCGACCCGCTGGTCCCGCTGCGCACCAGGATGGTGAACGAGCCCCCCAGGCGACCCAGCCCGATATCCATGTCCAGGTCATCTCCGATGACCGCCATCTCCCGGGATTCCACCCCGAGCCGCTCGCAGGCCGCGCGCACCGCCATCCGCGAGGGCTTGCCGACCACGATGGGGCGCTTCCCCGTAGCCTTCACCAGCGCAGCGGTCACCATCGCGCCGCGGCTGAAGATCATACCGTTCGCCCCCCAGTAGCCGGGACCGTAGCTGGCCGTGAGAAGGGGCGCGCCCCGGGTGATGGCCCGCGCCGCGCGTTCCAGGGAGTCGAAGTCCACCTCGTTTACGTGGGTGACGAAGACCACTTCGGCGTCCTCCCCGTCCGTGAGCGGCACCCCGGCCTCCGCCATGCGCTCGCGGGTCGTTTCGGAGCCGAAGACCATGGTCCGCCGTCCGCCGTGGCGGCGCGC
The Rubrobacter xylanophilus genome window above contains:
- a CDS encoding HAD-IIA family hydrolase, with amino-acid sequence MSGAKKLERIRGFVFDVDGSLVHRDAGFHPRPLPGAPEVLEKIRTSGRPLVLFTNGTHLRPEEFARGLREGGLPVRDDEVLTPVCSALGYLARRHGGRRTMVFGSETTRERMAEAGVPLTDGEDAEVVFVTHVNEVDFDSLERAARAITRGAPLLTASYGPGYWGANGMIFSRGAMVTAALVKATGKRPIVVGKPSRMAVRAACERLGVESREMAVIGDDLDMDIGLGRLGGSFTILVRSGTSGSVDLQRVPERRRPDAVVEGVGEILKWL